The following coding sequences are from one Euwallacea fornicatus isolate EFF26 chromosome 8, ASM4011564v1, whole genome shotgun sequence window:
- the Jhbp2 gene encoding circadian clock-controlled protein daywake encodes MLKSYSCLVILAAFCGCVTPENPFYYIKQCHINDENVNQCIRDSTNYLIANMRNGIPELELEDPEPVVIDQIQLAIGTGPDGYRAIFRDIEAYGVSNCTVTAVRSDIETNQFQFTIYIPKITARAKYESSGILILVRASGGGNYWGEYEGVKVKSYIKADREIGQDGLTYLRLQQIKMDFNVRDIKMGVDGIHNGNSVLQAALNLFINSNAQELLKEMKPHLKKKFLLLMSDFISNVFNNVPYDAFLTEE; translated from the exons ATGCTTAAATCATATAGTTGTCTTGTAATTCTAGCAGCTTTCTGCGGTTGCGTTACACCCGAAAATC CATTTTACTACATAAAACAATGCCATATCAATGATGAAAACGTTAACCAGTGTATCAGAGACTCCACTAACTATCTCATTGCAAATATGAGGAATGGAATTCCAGAACTTGAATTAGAAGATCCCGAACCAGTTGTAATCGATCAAATTCAGTTAGCTATAGGAACTGGACCTGACGGCTACAGAGCTATTTTCAGAGATATTGAAGCATATGGCGTTAGTAACTGTACAGTAACAGCTGTGAG gtCTGACATagaaacaaaccaatttcaaTTCACCATCTATATACCAAAAATCACGGCACGAGCTAAATACGAATCTAGTGGTATTCTGATCCTCGTAAGGGCTTCGGGAGGAGGAAATTATTGGGGCGAATATG agggtgtcaaagttaaaTCATACATTAAGGCAGATAGAGAAATCGGCCAGGATGGCTTAACTTATTTACGGctgcaacaaattaaaatggattttaatGTTAGAGATATTAAGATGGGAGTGGATGGAATTCACAATGGTAACAGCGTGCTCC AGGCAGCTCTAAATCTTTTTATTAACTCAAATGCCCAGGAACTTTTGAAGGAAATGAAACCGCAtctgaagaagaaatttttattgctaatGAGTGACTTTATCTCGAATGTATTTAATAATGTTCCTTATGATGCTTTTCTAACAGAAGAATAA
- the LOC136340849 gene encoding protein takeout-like, whose amino-acid sequence MKVNVVFTVLCLVCFSWSNGEKLPTYITPCNRTDPDVHKCVEENIEVLRPNLKKGIPDLFIPSLDPLLIPPTCVNEEDQVKVTFTDIHIFHADNFRMDQFDIDLDKKTVNISFTFPHLRIKSTYNVNGKFLVVTFDEKGPADGNYSNFRIHLGLKGKTYLENGEEYLKWEKEAISTDVEDSHIVLEKLFGNHTDLSDKTNKVINENINIIINDLQPVIQRVVTDFIFGIVNKLFAYYPLKELFAHD is encoded by the exons ATGAAAGTAAACGTGGTTTTTACTGTGTTATGTTTAGTTTGTTTTAGTTGGAGTAATGGAGAAAAATTAC CCACCTACATAACGCCGTGCAACAGGACAGATCCCGATGTTCACAAATGCgttgaagaaaatattgaagtaCTGAGGCCCAACTTGAAGAAGGGCATTCCGGACCTGTTTATTCCATCTCTGGACCCTTTGCTAATTCCACCGACATGTGTCAATGAAGAAGATCAAGTCAAAGTTACTTTTACG gaTATACATATATTCCACGCAGATAACTTCCGTATGGATCAATTCGATATTGACTTAGATAAAAAGACAGTGAACATTAGCTTCACCTTCCCCCACCTAAGAATAAAATCTACCTATAatgtaaatggaaaattcttgGTTGTAACTTTCGATGAGAAAGGCCCAGCTGATGGAAATTATT CAAACTTCAGGATTCACTTAGGCTTAAAAGGTAAAACTTATTTAGAAAATGGAGAAGAGTACTTGAAATGGGAAAAGGAAGCGATATCCACGGACGTAGAGGACTCTCATATTGTACTTGAAAAGTTGTTCGGAAACCACACTGATCTTAGCGACAAGACTaacaaagttattaatgaaaacattAACATCATAATAAATGATTTACAACCAGTTATTCAAAGAGTTGTTACGGACTTTATATTTGGGATCGTCAACAAACTCTTCGCTTATTATCCTCTTAAAGAATTATTTGCCCACGACTAA